A window of Babesia microti strain RI chromosome III, complete genome contains these coding sequences:
- a CDS encoding ADP-ribosylation factor GTPase-activating protein 1 (overlaps_old_locusTagID:BBM_III03885): protein MDSWNSNQLMFMKLGGNERLKNFFRTYELDDLPPEKLYKTIAAVQYRFSLKAQVEGKPIPDPVPAEFASRICTEEQLISASDYRGNSDGEGVSENDEEEEEEEEEEEEGKDSNEGNDEEGKDKSGKSESGIINSIGSILTGLTVSAGNIASSIQVSQIPQNVKQSLVSSKNWVEEKAKNIKNNAQNSEFWQSNQMKLKQGAVTIFNQLENTMMSASDWFDKHLRRDKTNSQPSTSSKNTSKTVSTGYNSWQEPAHS, encoded by the exons ATGGACTCCTGGAACAGCAATCAACTGATGTTCATGAAACTTGGAGGGAATGAAAGATTGAAGAACTTCTTCCGCACATACGAATTGGATGATTTACCACCTGAGAAACTATACAAAACTATTGCAGCGGTACAATATCGATTCTCACTAAAGGCACAAGTGGAAGGCAAACCTATACCTGATCCCGTCCCAGCAGAATTTGCCTCCAGGATCTGTACTGAAGAACAACTAATAAGTGCTTCGGATTACAGGGGCAATAGTGACGGGGAGGGTGTCAGTGAAAATGATGAGGAAGAGGAGGAAGAGGAGGAAGAGGAGGAAGAGGGGAAAGATTCGAATGAAGGAAATGATGAAGAAGGGAAAGATAAATCGGGAAAGTCTGAGAGTGGTATCATAAATAGCATTGGTTCAATACTTACCGGACTTACGGTTTCAGCGGGAAATATTGCTTCGTCTATTCAAGTTAGCCAAATTCCTCAGAATGTAAAGCAGTCACTGGTTTCG AGTAAGAATTGGGTGGAAGAAAAGgctaaaaatatcaaaaataatgcGCAGAATTCTGAGTTTTGGCAATCTAACCAAATGAAACTAAAACAAGGTGCTGTTACGATATTCAATCAACttgaaaat acaATGATGAGTGCATCTGATTGGTTTGATAAACACTTGCGCAGGGACAAAACAAATTCCCAGCCTTCTACATCTAGTAAAAATACTTCCAAAACAGTCTCCACAGGTTACAACTCATGGCAAGAACCGGCGCATTCATAA
- a CDS encoding dephospho-CoA kinase (overlaps_old_locusTagID:BBM_III03890), producing the protein MIIWCLKVLFPLSQLVLGLLREKFFHKRKSEIHHFITSSVTLLLLAMNCILGWKCLALSCAIHFIANKFVITGIAGGMGSGKSTLGDFLSTHGWTVIDSDKVAKSVLDIGTNEYWRVCNFFGPQIVQSDGQINRGLLRKRVFDNPLELKFLTEIMRWSIVKKIFWQIFKYRILFLKTRVAIESPILFDTPLKLITSPIVLINAPIELRISRCAERDKYSTVETIRKILKCQQDPINLVPLADVVIDNDRSKEDFLNKSSEIFKL; encoded by the exons ATGATTATATGGTGTCTAAAGGTTCTATTTCCTTTATCCCAGCTTGTATTAGGTCTTCTCAGGGAGAAGTTTTTTCACAAGCGGAAAAGTGAAATACACCATTTTATAACTTCTTCTGTCACGCTATTattattg GCTATGAACTGTATTTTGGGATGGAAATGCTTGGCATTGAGTTGTGCAATTcattttatcgcaaataaatttgttattacCGGGATTGCTGGGGGAATGGGTTCTGGTAAATCTACTTTGGGTGATTTTTTATCCACTCATGGTTGGACAGTTATAGATTCGGATAAGGTGGCAAAATCT GTTTTAGACATAGGTACAAATGAATATTGGCGGGTTTGCAACTTTTTTGGCCCTCAAATAGTTCAAAGTGATGGTCAAATCAATCGGGGACTCCTTAGGAAGAGAGTTTTTGACAACCCATTGGAACTAAAATTTCTTACTGAGATAATGCGTTGGAGTATTGTGAAGAAgattttttggcaaatcTTTAAGTATCGCATTTTATTCCTAAAAACACGCGTGGCCATTGAATCGCCCATCCTCTTTGATACACCCCTTAAACTAATTACCAGTCCAATTGTATTAATTAACGCACCAATTGAACTTCGAATTAGTAGGTGTGCGGAAAgagataaatattcaacTGTTGAAACTATCAGGAAGATTTTGAA GTGTCAACAGGACCCAATAAATTTGGTGCCATTGGCCGATGTTGTCATTGATAATGACAGATCTAAGGAagattttttgaataaatcTTCTGAAATTTTTAAGCTTTGA
- a CDS encoding RING finger protein 113A (overlaps_old_locusTagID:BBM_III03895) → MFKNRHISNTFAKRSVNLSVESDAAAQILPVCEIIRPKKRRELNKNNSSSNKGVDDVVYSTNRDDDIRDTRATSTYEIDTSSEHDCRATLERNLKIGKQILAGELKDKVYRGKGAYRPAITMEESSIAASKYTGLYGPVRASTTNVRSTLRIDYQPDICKDYKETGYCGFGDTCKFLHDRSDYKSGWQIEKEWNEQQKLKQQKLNAKLERFKRGQMGEDLDSEAEECISSSDEITDDDLEDEITPAVKKMIRKCRKIELPYACLECKRFWKLEMHPVKLSCGHYFCQDCAVKSYQQYGKCNKCGFTLDGIMNEAQKLLELLN, encoded by the exons ATGTTTAAAAATAGACATATTTCAAACACCTTCGCAAAAAGAAGCGTTAATTTGAGCGTTGAAAGTGATGCTGCAgcacaaattttaccagtCTGTGAAATAATCAGACCGAAAAAGA GAAGagaattaaataaaaataattctagTTCCAATAAGGGCGTAGATGATGTGGTATATAGTACAAACAGGGATGAT GATATAAGAGACACAAGAGCAACATCCACATATGAAATAGATACCAGTAGTGAGCATGACTGCCGGGCTACGCTTGAAAGGAATTTGAAGATTGGCAAACAGATTTTGGCAGGGGAATTAAAGGATAAGGTTTACCGCGGAAAAGGTGCTTATCGACCTGCAATTACTATGGAAGAATCATCAATAGCAGCTTCAAAATATACTG GTTTATATGGACCAGTACGAGCCTCCACCACAAATGTAAGATCGACGCTTCGTATTGATTACCAACCGGATATTTGCAAAGATTACAAGGAAACTGGCTATTGCGGTTTTGGAGACACctgcaaatttttgcatGATCGTAGTGATTACAAATCAG gttgGCAAATTGAAAAGGAGTGGAATGAGCAACAGAAGTTGAAGCAACAGAAACTTAATGCCAAACTTGAAAGGTTTAAACGAGGTCAAATGGGAGAAGATCTTGATAGCGAGGCTGAAGAATGTATTTCCAGCAGTGATGAAATTACAGATGATGATTTGGAAGATGAAATTACTCCAGCTGTTAAGAAGATGATTAGGAAATGCAGAAAGATCGAGCTACCTTACGCATGCCTTGAATGCAAGAGATTTTGGAAACTAGAAATGCATCCTGTTAAGCTTTCATGTGGGCACTATTTTTGTCAAGATTGTGCCGTAAAATCGTACCAACAGTACGgaaaatgcaataaatgCGGTTTTACGTTAGATGGAATCATGAATGAGGCACAGAAGCTTttagaattattaaattga
- a CDS encoding hypothetical protein (overlaps_old_locusTagID:BBM_III03900), translating into MPMLSEDDLVRFRTKICKLASTDRCEFGDERCSYSHNIYWGRRCPYYLRDMRALRYLPEFCPDSTMSSNQAIIENCCTRGNNCAFAHSQEEINYHPLVYKTVVCNDYKEGKCKKYYCPKIHGLAERRLPSKFYMTKRKGIIVTHYPNVMFIDKIRKSKELQLLDNEVVPNYNDYNSNSNGSISNNIKSKTLDLIKSYDQCSYYSIHNNEAPHKSLGLESNVDYEIERVLAGFTETDGLYSPKLQSKPTICETERFINNNSITYRTDANWYEDNLDKLMTIGNLNTVAGKVEVLKRLGIFNSYEDECEYLNFEQYIKKVMKLCDLIKSLAVTSATYSTISSFDNDKLIDHILSLLHLLVTRHR; encoded by the coding sequence ATGCCCATGCTCAGCGAAGATGACTTGGTGCGTTTTAGGAcgaaaatttgtaaattggcATCAACAGACAGATGTGAATTTGGGGATGAACGGTGTAGTTACTcacacaatatttattgggGAAGAAGATGTCCATACTACCTAAGGGATATGAGGGCCCTGCGATACCTGCCAGAGTTTTGCCCCGATTCCACCATGTCTTCAAATCAGGctataattgaaaattgttGTACCAGGGGTAACAACTGTGCTTTTGCTCATTCACAAGAGGAAATCAATTATCACCCTTTAGTGTACAAAACAGTTGTGTGTAATGATTATAAGGAAGGTAAGTGTAAAAAATACTATTGCCCAAAGATACATGGATTGGCTGAAAGAAGACTCCCTTCTAAGTTTTATATGACCAAAAGAAAGGGTATAATCGTGACACACTATCCAAATGTCATGTTTATAGATAAAATAAGAAAGTCTAAGGAACTTCAGTTGTTAGACAATGAGGTAGTCCCCaattataatgattataatAGTAATTCAAATGGTAGCATAtctaacaatattaaaagTAAAACTCTAGACTTAATTAAATCGTACGACCAGTGTAGTTACTACAGCATACATAACAATGAAGCGCCGCACAAAAGTCTAGGATTGGAGAGTAATGTGgattatgaaattgaacGTGTACTTGCAGGGTTTACGGAGACAGATGGTCTATACTCTCCAAAATTGCAAAGTAAACCAACCATATGTGAAACAGAACGATTtatcaataacaatagCATTACATACCGCACAGATGCGAATTGGTACGAAGACAATTTGGACAAGCTGATGACAATTGGTAACTTAAATACTGTAGCTGGGAAAGTAGAGGTTCTTAAAAGGTTGGGTATCTTCAACAGCTATGAGGACGAATgtgaatatttaaattttgaacaGTACATTAAGAAAGTAATGAAGTTATGTGATCTAATAAAGTCATTAGCTGTAACTTCTGCCACATATTCTACTATAAGTAGTTTTGACAACgataaattgattgatCATATACTAAGTTTGTTGCACCTGCTGGTAACTAGACATAGGTGA
- a CDS encoding peptidylprolyl isomerase domain and WD repeat-containing protein 1 (overlaps_old_locusTagID:BBM_III03905), whose amino-acid sequence MTKDELHQSSSDDEFGPVPAPERKKTKINYTNDQIFLNNLPNADFYEQSFMHGDTISHIAISNQTQYIATASVDGHLRFWYYNQDGVEFVKHIKAHTSSIIAMHESVDGIHLGTISADNTYKHFDFTTFDMISIIKLTIEPIDFAFITCENDLHHKIAICYKDFDEIHVFSPNEGTNIVSKYKINVRNIQFLIYNIILDICVSIDSNGGIDLWDRTFKFPSSDVFKFKLKSETDLYDLKKNNTIANAVAISPNGAFMAISTTDGLIRLYSTSTMKLRKIYDETVQMYIGAQNDPNHKVIQIDSLEFGRKLDIEKEIGKARLNTRVFTNILFDESSSFLIFPSIIGIKIINIHTNQLARIVGKAEKGLRFLYISCFQKKNFKNFGVKNVGGDVSIRNKDFLLPLFACTSFNKNRFYIFSRRNPKESDMEIRDVVNLKPTRDDISATIQSVKSGHELAKTATIHTSMGDIYIKLFYDECPKTVENFTVHSINGYYNNCIFHRVINNFMIQTGDPGGDGTGGESIWGGEFEDEIVQSLKHDRPFTVSMANAGENTNGSQFFITTVPCPWLDGKHTVFGRVTKGMDVVQKIEKTPTNHEDRPLSDIRIMSIKVQL is encoded by the exons ATGACCAAAGACGAACTTCATCAATCCTCAAGTGATGACGAATTTG GCCCCGTTCCAGCACCTGAACGCAAGAAAACTAAAATTAACTATACAAATGACCAAATATTCCTAAACAATCTGCCAAATGCTGACTTTTACGAGCAAAGTTTCATGCATGGAGATACAATTAGTCATA TTGCAATTAGCAATCAGACGCAGTATATCGCAACTGCCAGTGTAGATGGACATCTTCGTTTCTGGTACTATAACCAAGACGGAGTAGAGTTTGTTAAGCATATCAAAGCACATACTA gcaGTATTATTGCCATGCACGAATCAGTCGATGGTATCCATTTGGGCACAATTTCAGCAGATAATACATACAAGCATTTTGATTTCACCACTTTTGATATGATTAGTATCATCAAACTCACAATTGAACCTATTGATTTTGCATTTATTACCTGCGAAAATGACTTACATCATAAAATAGCAAT TTGTTACAAGgattttgatgaaattcATGTTTTTTCGCCAAATGAAGGCACAAATATTGTttcaaaatacaaaataaatgtCAGAAACATACAATTCcttatttataacattataTTGGATATATGCGTGTCTATTGATAGTAATGGCGGGATAGATTTATGGGATCGTACATTCAAATTTCCCTCCAGTGAtgttttcaaattcaaacTCAAATCTGAAACAGATCTTTATGACTTAAAGAAG AACAATACAATTGCTAACGCCGTGGCAATATCACCTAACGGTGCCTTTATGGCTATATCAACTACCGATGGGCTGATAAGATTATATAGTACTAGCACTATGAAATTGcgtaaaatatatgatgAAACTGTACAAATGTATATTGGGGCGCAAAATGATCCAAATCATAAGGTGATACAAATTGACTCTCTTGAATTTGGTCGGAAACTCGATATAGAGAAGGAAATAGGAAAAGCACGGCTTAACACGCGTGTATTCACAAACATTTTGTTTGATGAATCATCCAGTTTTTTAATATTCCCCAGTATAATAGGCATTAAGATAATCAATATTCACACTAATCAA TTGGCAAGAATTGTTGGTAAAGCGGAGAAAGGATTGagatttttgtatatttcGTGCTTTCAGAAGAAAAATTTTAAG AATTTTGGTGTGAAAAATGTAGGAGGTGATGTCTCTATACGAAACAAGGATTTCCTTCTCCCCCTATTTGCTTGTACTTCgtttaacaaaaatag GTTTTATATATTCTCAAGACGTAACCCTAAGGAATCGGATATGGAAATTAGGGATGTGGTCAACCTGAAGCCCACACGGGATGACATATCAGCTACAATACAATCAGTCAAATCTGGACACGAACTTGCCAAAACTGCAACGATACATACATCAATGGGCgatatttacattaaattattttatgatGAATGCCCTAAGACTgttgaaaatttcacaGTGCATTCAATAAACGGATATTACAATAACTGTATATTTCACCGTGTGATAAACAACTTCATGATTCAAACAGGAGATCCAGGCGGAGATGGTACTGGGGGAGAATCCATTTGGGGAGGAGAGTTTGAGGATGAAATTGTCCAATCACTTAAACATGACCGCCCTTTCACTGTATCCATGGCCAATGCGGGTGAAAATACTAATGGTTCTCAATTTTTCATCACAACAGTGCCATGTCCATGGCTTGACGGTAAACATACAGTTTTTGGGCGAGTAACCAAGGGCATGGACGttgttcaaaaaattgaaaag ACGCCCACGAATCACGAGGATAGACCCCTTAGTGACATTAGGATAATGTCGATTAAAGTCCAGTTATGA
- a CDS encoding conserved Plasmodium protein, unknown function (overlaps_old_locusTagID:BBM_III03905;~overlaps_old_locusTagID:BBM_III03910) has translation MEHRVIVYPSCKFLSNNDNIRRINICKECVSEHSSIFVCYDIEKSSLSDDFKMLLLKHTNLVLISCNFRYKTMFQEKQKYKNLLMDNIFSNDLRSFIGNMLSPTSDSDISTLNSDTELDTISTHLVLGFFIYNPDALDSNEPLMCINSDVKKMRIMYPQIRIILILQGIRDMAIHFGKCDSKIPINSGEIDDLICRLLISYQVDTVETRDFNESFEYLFKTCNTILNAPSYHEFNMFRSSHVLSKNISSTKCGDDDLDIYERIWINQLMQIPGLGESGATIIAQQYKTPLELINAATSNHLSKELENMQIPSSKGHRKLGPVLANRLIHMFCSVGSENDVVVRQSRKSVNSEG, from the exons ATGGAACATAGGGTTATTGTATACCCATCctgtaaatttttaagcaataatgataatattagacGAATTAACATATGTAAAGAATGTGTATCCGAACACAGTTCTATTTTTGTGTGTTATGACATAGAAAAATCATCACTCAGTGATGATTTTAAGATGTTATTGTTAAAGCATACTAATCTAGTATTAATATCTTGCAATTTTAGATATAAAACGATGTTTCAGGAGAAACAAAAGTATAAAAACT TGCTTATGgacaatattttttcaaatgatCTTCGATCATTTATCGGCAACATGTTATCACCCACCAGTGACTCTGATATTTCTACATTGAACTCAGATACAGAATTAGAT acTATTTCAACTCATCTAGTGCTTGGATTCTTCATTTATAATCCTGATGCACTGGACTCAAATGAGCCCTTAATGTGCATCAATAGTGATGTAAAAAAAATGAGAATTATGTATCCTCAAATACGAATAATACTTATTTTACAGGGAATCCGTGACATGGCTATACATTTTGGCAAGTGTGACTCAAAAATACCCATCAATTCTGGTGAAATAGATGATTTAATATGCCGATTATTAATATCTTACCAAGTAGATACGGTGGAAACGCGCGACTTTAACGAATCA TTTGAGTACTTGTTTAAAACTTGCAACACAATTCTAAACGCGCCGAGTTATCATGAATTTAACATGTTTCGATCCAGCCATGttttatctaaaaatataaGTAGTACCAAATGTGGCGACGACGATTTAGACATATATGAGAGGAT ATGGATAAACCAGCTAATGCAAATACCAGGATTAGGTGAAAGCGGAGCAACTATCATCGCACAGCA ATATAAAACACCGTTGGAATTGATAAATGCAGCAACATCAAATCATCTAAGTAAGGAACTAgaaaatatgcaaatacCTTCATCCAAAGGCCATAGGAAGTTGGGACCAGTGTTAGCTAATAG ATTGATACACATGTTTTGTAGTGTTGGTTCAGAGAATGATGTTGTGGTTAGACAATCAAGGAAATCAGTTAATTCTGAAGGGTAA
- a CDS encoding Asparagine--tRNA ligase (overlaps_old_locusTagID:BBM_III03915), with product MIANTLHRNITFLYNFLSKHYKANPFTRHMNTSDNLLSFNRNGKLLFYLDRTYVREIFDDPTPKDLIQVSGWVKSIRSACKGTLLFIDFTDSTTILPLQIAVSNTIPNFGQVKNLTMGSSVSFIGKLSTEPTLELKLESEDSGHKFHIYNKIDNSDNYPIAKQALSVDYIRSFPHLRARTRFGSSIIHARSELINLTHKYFKNKKFTHITTPIITTMDAEGAGCQFKITPGNFFGTPTYLAVSGQLALEVLTCSVGDTYTLGPTFRAENSNTTRHLSEFWMLEVECSFAQLNDIITIAEDYIKYVAKQMMQTEWIKYLDEYNGDVIQRLSELINNEVIVVSFDECMEIIKNNYNGQTVGSINISRDDERVLIEHFGNKLIAITHFPSVNRPFYMKRTNSGKSTFSFDIIAPEVGEIVGGSERETNYQRLVKQMEEQKMNVECYKKYLDMRIFGSIPHGGFGIGIERLLMFLTGVKNIRDVIPFPRMISHAEF from the exons ATGATCGCAAATACATTACATCGGAATATAACATTTCtgtacaattttttgtCGAAACATTACAAAGCAAATCCATTCACTAGACACATGAATAcaagtgataatttattgagtTTTAACAGAAATGGAAAGTTACTATTTTACTTAGATAGAACATACGTTAGGGAAATATTTGACGATCCCACTCCGAAAGATTTGATTCAAGTTTCAGGGTGGGTTAAATCCATCAGATCTGCTTGTAAAGGTACACTTTTATTTATCGATTTCACCGACTCTACTACAATTTTGCCTTTGCAGATTGCAGTATCAAATACGATTCCAAATTTTGGCCAggttaaaaatttaacaatgGGTTCATCAGTTTCATTCATTggtaaattatcaacaGAACCTACATTAGAATTGAAGTTAGAAAGTGAAGATTCCGGAcacaaatttcatatatataataagaTAGATAATAGTGATAATTATCCAATTGCAAAACAAGCACTATCAGTTGATTACATTCGCTCCTTTCCACACTTGCGTGCTAGGACTAGATTTGGATCTAGTATTATACACGCGCGGTCTGAGTTGATTAATTTGActcacaaatattttaag aataaaaaattcacGCACATTACCACACCTATTATAACCACAATGGACGCGGAAGGCGCTGGATgtcaatttaaaataacacctggtaatttttttggg ACTCCTACTTATTTAGCAGTTTCTGGACAGTTGGCACTAGAAGTCCTTACTTGTTCTGTTGGCGATACATATACATTGGGTCCCACATTTAGGGCTGAAAACTCCAAT acCACAAGACATTTATCAGAGTTCTGGATGTTGGAGGTGGAATGCAGTTTTGCTCAATTAAAT GATATAATAACTATAGCAGAAGATTACATAAAGTATGTAGCCAAGCAAATGATGCAAACAGAATGGATAAAATACCTGGATGAATACAATGGGGATGTAATTCAGAGACTTAGTGAATTG ATAAATAATGAAGTGATAGTTGTGTCATTTGATGAATGTAtggaaattattaaaaacaattacaaTGGACAAACTGTTGgatcaataaatatatcacgTGATGACGAAAGGGTGCTAATTGAACACTTTggaaacaaattaatagcAATAACACATTTTCCATCTGTCAACCGCCCATTCTACATGAA acgCACAAATAGTGGAAAATCAACATTTTCCTTCGATATTATCGCGCCGGAAGTAGGTGAAATAGTCGGAGGTTCAGAGAGGGAAACTAACTATCAACGTTTAGTCAA GCAAATGGAAGAACAAAAAATGAACGTTGAGTGTTACAAAAAATACCTAGACATGAGAATATTTGGTTCAATCCCACATGGCGGTTTTGGCATAGGGATAGAAAGATTGTTAATGTTTCTAACGGGGGTTAAGAACATTAGGGATGTGATTCCATTCCCTAGAATGATTAGTCATGCAGAATTTTGA